One window of Paludibacter propionicigenes WB4 genomic DNA carries:
- a CDS encoding acyl-CoA dehydrogenase family protein, with protein MQQSQITTSSKSDSLVEKGEAVQPFELFIQHFKDTLKKVFHDENDIDKMGITRGIPTEVLSKIMDCNPLSVAIPTEYGGRGGKVHESLELLSTASYESLALSLTLGINSALFLQPFAKYGQDCAKPEVFGRFLQKQNMGGLMITELGFGSDALNMQTSYKEDTDHFHLKGTKHWAGLTGQADYWLLSARKQTEQGGLQRDIDFFVCDNTQPEQKIVVEEYFENLGLYQIPYGRNNVDVKIPKVQKLIPQTTGVQLMLDLLHRSRLHFPGMGMGFVKRMLDEAITHCQARMIGGKSLFSYDQVQQHLARLQANFTVVSAFCKHSSGVAGIENDLTPLGLEANIIKTVTTDMMQDSSQTLLTLVGAKGYKLNHIAGRGTVDSRPFQIFEGSNDILYAQIGETLVKLMKNAKETGLYLYLQGHRLTENAANYLKELLSFEIDIQMPQRKLVELGRVMSRIVSMDLVLKMGDAGFRSDLIDNAVSMLRQEITTLTSHFSYQQSTLVVADYQVDSLWSDYVVKR; from the coding sequence ATGCAACAATCTCAAATCACAACTTCAAGTAAATCAGACTCTCTCGTTGAAAAGGGAGAGGCAGTTCAGCCATTCGAGTTATTCATTCAACATTTTAAAGATACTCTGAAAAAGGTCTTTCACGACGAGAATGATATAGATAAAATGGGTATAACCCGTGGTATTCCAACAGAAGTATTGAGTAAAATAATGGACTGCAATCCTTTATCGGTTGCTATCCCTACAGAGTACGGCGGTCGTGGAGGTAAAGTCCATGAAAGTCTTGAACTTCTGTCGACTGCTTCGTACGAATCGCTGGCTTTGTCTCTTACTTTAGGAATCAATAGTGCACTTTTTCTTCAACCTTTTGCCAAATATGGCCAGGACTGCGCTAAACCCGAAGTTTTCGGCCGCTTTCTACAAAAACAGAATATGGGTGGGCTTATGATTACCGAATTGGGATTTGGGAGCGATGCCTTAAATATGCAAACATCGTACAAAGAAGATACCGATCATTTTCATCTGAAAGGCACAAAGCATTGGGCAGGATTGACCGGACAAGCCGATTATTGGTTGCTTTCAGCCAGAAAACAAACCGAACAGGGAGGACTTCAGCGGGATATTGATTTTTTTGTTTGTGACAATACGCAACCTGAGCAAAAAATTGTGGTGGAAGAGTATTTTGAAAATCTGGGTCTTTATCAGATTCCTTACGGGCGAAATAACGTGGATGTAAAAATACCCAAAGTGCAGAAACTTATACCGCAAACCACCGGAGTTCAGCTCATGTTGGATTTACTGCACCGAAGTAGATTGCATTTCCCCGGAATGGGAATGGGATTCGTAAAAAGAATGCTCGACGAGGCTATAACTCATTGTCAGGCCAGAATGATTGGTGGAAAAAGTTTGTTTTCGTATGATCAGGTACAGCAACATTTAGCCCGTCTGCAAGCCAATTTTACGGTAGTTTCGGCTTTTTGTAAACATAGTTCGGGAGTAGCGGGCATCGAAAACGATTTGACTCCGCTGGGTTTGGAGGCTAATATCATTAAAACCGTTACCACAGATATGATGCAGGATTCTTCACAAACTTTGCTCACATTAGTCGGAGCAAAAGGATACAAACTGAATCACATTGCCGGTCGAGGCACGGTGGATAGCCGTCCGTTCCAGATATTTGAAGGCTCCAACGATATTTTGTATGCTCAGATAGGCGAAACATTGGTGAAATTGATGAAAAATGCGAAAGAAACAGGATTGTACTTGTACCTTCAGGGACATAGATTGACAGAGAATGCTGCTAATTACCTTAAAGAGTTGCTAAGCTTTGAAATAGATATACAAATGCCACAGCGTAAACTGGTTGAACTGGGACGGGTTATGAGTCGAATAGTTTCGATGGATTTAGTTCTTAAAATGGGAGACGCTGGTTTTAGATCGGATTTGATTGATAATGCAGTTTCTATGCTCCGTCAGGAAATAACTACTTTGACAAGCCATTTTTCTTATCAGCAATCTACGCTAGTTGTGGCAGATTATCAGGTAGATAGTTTGTGGAGTGATTATGTAGTGAAAAGATAG
- the rlmF gene encoding 23S rRNA (adenine(1618)-N(6))-methyltransferase RlmF encodes MPEQKKEHPAEKVVLHPRNKHRERYDFDKLIVACPELAKYVKLNQYNDQSIDFANPKAIKWLNKALLKHFYGIDYWDIPTGYLCPPIPGRADYIHHAADLLAASNDGHIPTGSKIKCMDIGVGASCVFPIIGVKEYGWTFIGSDTDVKALDSANKIINYNHFLLKSVDLRLQENPKDIFHGIMERNEPVDITICNPPFHASAEEAQEGTLRKLSSLNHKKITTPVLNFGGQSNELWCEGGEGRFVRDMIRQSKQFGSNCFWFTTQISKQSHLPGIYEALKHAGALEVKTISMTQGTKVSRIVAWTFLKKDQQNGWRSTRWNAF; translated from the coding sequence ATGCCTGAGCAAAAAAAAGAACACCCCGCCGAAAAGGTCGTACTACATCCCCGAAACAAACACAGAGAAAGATATGATTTTGATAAACTGATTGTTGCCTGTCCTGAACTGGCGAAATACGTTAAGCTCAATCAATACAACGACCAATCCATTGATTTTGCCAACCCCAAAGCCATCAAGTGGCTGAACAAGGCATTGCTCAAGCACTTTTATGGTATCGATTATTGGGATATTCCTACGGGTTATTTGTGTCCTCCCATACCCGGACGGGCAGATTACATCCATCATGCCGCCGATTTGTTGGCTGCCAGCAACGACGGACATATTCCTACCGGATCAAAAATAAAATGTATGGATATTGGTGTGGGCGCCAGTTGCGTATTTCCCATTATTGGGGTTAAAGAGTATGGTTGGACATTCATTGGTTCGGATACAGACGTGAAGGCATTGGACTCTGCCAATAAAATAATAAATTACAATCATTTTCTGCTAAAGAGTGTTGACCTGCGACTTCAGGAAAACCCGAAGGATATTTTCCACGGAATAATGGAGCGCAACGAGCCCGTTGACATAACCATTTGCAATCCGCCTTTTCATGCATCGGCCGAAGAAGCGCAGGAAGGCACGCTAAGAAAACTAAGCAGCCTAAACCACAAGAAAATCACAACACCCGTACTGAACTTTGGAGGCCAGAGTAATGAGTTGTGGTGTGAAGGTGGTGAAGGAAGATTTGTGCGCGATATGATTCGTCAAAGCAAACAATTTGGTTCAAATTGTTTTTGGTTCACAACACAAATCTCCAAACAATCGCACCTGCCCGGAATTTACGAAGCGCTGAAACATGCTGGCGCGTTGGAGGTGAAAACCATTTCAATGACCCAGGGAACGAAAGTAAGCAGAATAGTGGCTTGGACATTTTTGAAAAAAGATCAACAAAACGGTTGGAGAAGCACTAGGTGGAATGCATTTTGA
- a CDS encoding bifunctional ADP-dependent NAD(P)H-hydrate dehydratase/NAD(P)H-hydrate epimerase — protein MKIFSTSQIKQLDQYTIEHEPISSIDLMERATDKLFHQFIGRYSQLQPVCIIAGQGNNGGDALALGRKLLHAGYTASVVLINPTTLSPDCETNKQRLLDEFPTALNILQQQFVAPAISDDTVIIDGLFGSGLSRPLTGIFAETVHWINQTGCEVVAIDIPSGLQGEENSTDNKLPIVKATITYTLQFPKLAFLLPENADFVGKWEIIDIGIHPKAIEQTTSDYSYLVEEDIRNQIKKRSKFSHKGSFGHALIIAGNNGMAGASVLTAKAALRSGAGLVTVFGPECNRIIVQTAIPEAIFKTTLTATVNYNAIAIGPGIGTQAESAEILKDILSQINKSCILDADALNIISQQNDLLKLVPEGSIITPHPKEFDRLFGISDSTCQRISKAQENAKKYKIYIILKGAHSLIATPSGRLIFNSTGNPGMSTAGSGDVLTGILAGLLAQGYSTEETATTSVFLHGRAGDIALERESEESLIASDIIGCLGKAYKSLKE, from the coding sequence ATGAAAATCTTCAGTACTTCGCAGATCAAGCAGCTCGATCAATACACTATAGAACATGAACCCATTAGCTCTATAGACTTGATGGAGCGCGCTACTGACAAGCTTTTTCATCAATTTATCGGTCGCTACTCTCAGTTGCAACCTGTATGCATTATAGCCGGACAAGGCAATAACGGTGGAGATGCATTGGCGCTCGGTAGAAAATTATTGCATGCAGGATACACCGCATCGGTAGTTTTAATCAACCCGACGACTTTATCGCCCGATTGTGAAACTAACAAGCAACGCCTGCTTGACGAATTCCCTACAGCGCTTAACATACTTCAGCAACAATTCGTAGCTCCAGCGATTTCAGACGACACCGTAATAATTGATGGACTTTTTGGCTCCGGCCTTAGCAGACCGCTCACAGGTATTTTTGCGGAAACTGTTCACTGGATTAATCAAACAGGTTGTGAAGTGGTAGCCATAGACATTCCATCGGGCTTGCAAGGCGAGGAAAATTCGACGGACAATAAACTCCCAATCGTAAAAGCCACCATCACTTACACCTTGCAGTTTCCTAAATTGGCTTTTCTTTTGCCTGAAAATGCAGATTTTGTTGGCAAATGGGAGATTATAGATATTGGGATTCATCCAAAAGCGATAGAGCAAACGACAAGTGATTATTCTTATCTCGTGGAAGAAGACATAAGAAATCAAATTAAAAAACGATCAAAATTTTCGCACAAAGGTTCGTTCGGTCATGCACTGATTATAGCCGGCAATAACGGAATGGCAGGAGCATCGGTACTGACAGCAAAAGCCGCCCTCAGAAGCGGTGCCGGGTTGGTTACCGTTTTCGGACCGGAATGCAACCGAATCATTGTTCAAACAGCTATTCCTGAAGCAATTTTCAAAACAACACTAACAGCAACAGTTAACTACAACGCCATTGCGATAGGCCCGGGAATAGGAACACAAGCTGAAAGTGCCGAAATTTTAAAAGATATTCTTTCGCAAATAAATAAGTCATGCATTCTGGATGCCGATGCTTTAAATATTATCAGTCAGCAAAATGACTTACTGAAGTTGGTGCCTGAGGGCTCTATCATAACTCCACATCCAAAGGAATTTGACAGACTGTTCGGAATCAGCGATTCAACCTGCCAACGGATATCAAAAGCGCAGGAAAACGCAAAGAAATATAAGATATACATAATACTCAAAGGCGCTCATTCATTAATAGCAACACCTTCCGGGCGGTTGATTTTCAACAGTACAGGAAATCCGGGAATGTCAACAGCCGGATCGGGTGATGTTTTGACAGGGATATTAGCCGGATTGCTGGCTCAGGGATATTCGACAGAAGAGACTGCTACGACAAGCGTATTTCTTCATGGTCGAGCGGGTGATATCGCTTTGGAACGCGAATCGGAAGAGTCACTTATCGCAAGCGATATTATCGGCTGTTTAGGAAAAGCGTATAAATCACTAAAAGAGTGA
- a CDS encoding DUF4249 domain-containing protein translates to MRIFKKTVLVMLVISSLSSCEKIIDLNLDNANGGIVIVGNVFDRAGATEVKISRTVDFTEPNAFPPVRSAKVKIEDNIGRSVTLTETKPGSYTTSSIRGVPGIAYTLTVEIDGQTYTATSKMPSPVTIDAIFIKKRDFSNEKEISLNFKDPEDTDNYYRIIEYINNTLKPGINIGNDKLYQGEMINYSLGSSALDDNTPLKTGDKVRVQLQSIDKDVFEYFRTSRGNDGRSASPANPVSNISNGALGYFSACSVREAMITIP, encoded by the coding sequence ATGAGAATATTCAAAAAAACTGTTTTGGTAATGTTGGTAATAAGCTCATTATCATCCTGCGAAAAGATTATTGATCTGAATTTAGATAACGCCAACGGTGGAATAGTCATCGTCGGAAATGTGTTTGATCGCGCCGGTGCAACAGAAGTAAAAATTTCAAGAACCGTTGATTTTACGGAGCCAAATGCTTTCCCACCGGTCAGAAGTGCTAAAGTTAAGATTGAGGATAATATCGGACGCTCGGTAACGCTGACTGAAACTAAACCCGGTTCATATACAACCTCTTCAATAAGGGGAGTACCCGGAATTGCTTACACGCTAACGGTAGAAATAGATGGGCAAACCTATACAGCTACTTCTAAAATGCCGAGTCCCGTAACTATCGACGCGATATTCATAAAAAAAAGAGACTTCAGTAATGAAAAAGAGATTTCGCTCAATTTTAAAGACCCCGAGGACACGGATAATTACTATCGGATAATAGAATACATCAACAACACATTAAAGCCCGGCATTAATATCGGAAATGACAAACTGTATCAGGGCGAAATGATAAATTATTCACTTGGTTCTAGTGCGCTCGACGATAATACTCCTTTAAAAACAGGTGATAAAGTCAGAGTCCAACTTCAAAGCATAGATAAAGACGTCTTTGAATACTTCAGAACTTCGCGCGGAAATGACGGTCGATCTGCCTCTCCTGCCAATCCTGTTTCGAACATAAGTAATGGTGCGCTGGGATATTTTAGTGCATGCTCGGTACGCGAAGCAATGATTACCATCCCCTGA
- a CDS encoding TetR/AcrR family transcriptional regulator → MDIKQEQSMEQTILEVAERLFLEKGFALTSTTEIAKEAGCNQALVHYYFRTKDNLFNTIFEQKFRMLFEHLYASQSLEDIPFSEKVRHAVESHFDMLTKNPKLPLLVATELSRLPENLQNLRNKLRTVPFELYTKLNNELQKEIAAGRARNIELMDIIITMVTLNAGLFMMLPIASCIMQLDDEQVKALLAHRRNENVQVILNYIKP, encoded by the coding sequence ATGGATATTAAACAAGAACAATCAATGGAACAAACTATTCTGGAAGTGGCCGAAAGACTATTTCTTGAAAAAGGGTTTGCGTTGACTTCTACAACCGAAATTGCCAAAGAAGCCGGCTGTAACCAGGCATTGGTTCATTACTATTTCAGAACAAAAGATAACTTGTTCAACACCATTTTTGAGCAAAAATTCCGAATGCTTTTCGAGCATCTATACGCTTCGCAGAGCCTTGAAGACATTCCGTTTTCGGAGAAAGTGAGACATGCAGTTGAGTCGCATTTTGACATGCTGACAAAGAATCCAAAGTTGCCTCTGTTGGTAGCCACTGAATTATCGCGCCTTCCCGAAAACCTGCAAAATCTGCGAAACAAATTACGAACCGTTCCTTTTGAGTTGTATACAAAACTAAACAACGAGCTTCAGAAAGAAATAGCAGCAGGACGTGCCCGCAACATTGAACTTATGGATATCATTATCACAATGGTTACGCTAAATGCTGGACTTTTTATGATGTTGCCCATAGCCAGCTGCATCATGCAACTGGACGATGAACAAGTGAAAGCACTATTGGCACACAGACGGAATGAAAATGTGCAAGTAATT
- a CDS encoding TonB-dependent receptor has product MHGSKFYFFLSLFFLYFLHPVAGQHFTISGYIRDAKTGEDIIGANVTIKELPGNGSSTNTYGYYSITLPAGRYQISTQYVGYTPQNKDINLDKSQKVDFQLTEQINELSEVVVSSQRKNENVTRLEMGTQKLDTKDLKTIPVLFGEKDVLKTIQLLPGIKSAGEGSSGFNVRGGSSDQNLILLDEATVYNASHLMGFFSVFNSDAIKDIAVYKGNEPAQYGGRLSSVLDIKMNDGNDKKFGVSGGIGLISSRLTVEGPIVKDKGSFIISARRTYADLFLALSKDTTINNSSLYFYDFNAKANYRIDDKNRIFLSGYFGKDVLGLNNRYGLNWGNSTGTFRLNHLFSDRLFSNTSLIFSNYNFKININRGVQMHIISRIQDYSLKQDFQLFSGTNSTIKFGLNSIIHNIIPGIITASSSVNMKSLTNKHAWENALYFTHQYKFSDNFSVEYGSRLSSFSLLGPGTFYTYDKDGIATDTATYKKGQYISSYVYIEPRVMLNYVINPQSSIKASYARNVQNLHLLSNSTAGDPTDLWMPSTNNVKPEIADQFSIGYYRNFNDNQYEFFSEIYFKSLKNQIDYKNGAELNFNENAESQLLYGIGRAYGWECFLKKKYGRFNGWISYTLSRTERKFDQINNGQYYPARQDRTHDVSIVGIYELNKHWTFSATWVYNTGNAVTFPTGKYQIDGKTMFYYSNRNANRMPAYHRLDLGATWVVKKTKNFESSWTFSVYNAYSRDNAYMITFRDNEVDPSKTEAVQTTLFKIIPSFSYNFKF; this is encoded by the coding sequence ATGCACGGAAGCAAATTTTACTTTTTTTTGTCCTTGTTTTTTCTATACTTCTTACACCCTGTAGCAGGCCAACATTTTACCATAAGCGGCTACATCAGAGATGCAAAGACAGGAGAAGATATAATCGGTGCCAATGTGACGATCAAAGAATTGCCGGGAAATGGCTCATCGACAAACACCTATGGGTATTATTCTATCACCTTGCCTGCCGGTCGTTATCAAATTTCAACTCAATACGTAGGCTATACACCTCAAAACAAAGACATTAACCTTGATAAATCTCAAAAAGTCGACTTCCAACTTACAGAGCAGATCAACGAGTTGAGCGAAGTAGTGGTGTCATCGCAACGGAAAAATGAGAATGTCACAAGGCTTGAGATGGGCACACAAAAACTTGATACTAAAGACTTAAAAACTATTCCCGTTCTGTTTGGAGAAAAGGATGTTTTAAAAACCATTCAATTACTTCCCGGTATAAAATCTGCGGGCGAAGGAAGCAGCGGATTCAATGTTCGGGGAGGTTCAAGCGATCAGAATCTGATATTGCTTGACGAAGCAACCGTATATAACGCTTCTCACCTAATGGGCTTTTTCTCCGTTTTCAACTCCGATGCCATAAAAGACATCGCTGTTTACAAGGGCAATGAACCGGCTCAGTACGGAGGTCGCTTGTCTTCAGTACTGGATATCAAGATGAATGATGGCAACGACAAGAAATTCGGTGTTAGTGGTGGCATTGGATTAATTTCATCCCGATTAACCGTGGAAGGACCCATAGTGAAAGACAAAGGTTCATTTATCATCTCTGCACGGCGAACTTATGCCGATTTATTTCTGGCTCTATCGAAAGACACAACCATAAACAATTCAAGTTTGTATTTCTACGATTTTAATGCCAAAGCCAATTATCGTATTGATGACAAAAACAGAATTTTCCTCTCCGGATATTTCGGAAAAGACGTGTTAGGGTTGAACAACAGGTATGGTCTGAACTGGGGCAACAGCACCGGTACATTCCGATTAAATCACTTATTCTCGGACAGATTATTTTCCAATACATCCTTGATATTCAGCAATTACAATTTTAAAATCAATATCAACAGAGGAGTGCAAATGCACATCATCTCAAGAATTCAGGATTATAGTTTAAAACAGGATTTTCAACTTTTCTCAGGCACCAACAGTACCATAAAATTTGGGCTAAACTCAATTATCCATAACATCATACCCGGCATCATTACTGCCAGCAGCAGTGTAAACATGAAAAGTCTGACAAATAAGCATGCCTGGGAAAACGCGCTCTACTTTACGCATCAATACAAGTTTTCGGATAATTTTAGTGTGGAATACGGATCGCGTTTGAGCTCATTCAGCCTGCTTGGTCCGGGTACATTTTATACCTACGACAAAGATGGAATTGCGACTGATACGGCCACTTACAAAAAAGGTCAGTACATTTCGTCCTACGTTTATATTGAGCCAAGGGTGATGCTGAATTATGTAATCAACCCGCAAAGTTCGATAAAAGCATCGTATGCACGCAATGTCCAGAATCTGCATTTGCTTTCAAACTCCACAGCCGGCGATCCAACAGATCTGTGGATGCCAAGTACAAACAATGTAAAACCCGAAATAGCAGACCAGTTTTCGATTGGATATTATCGCAATTTCAATGATAATCAGTATGAGTTTTTTAGCGAGATTTATTTCAAAAGCCTTAAAAATCAAATTGATTACAAAAACGGAGCCGAACTAAACTTCAATGAAAATGCCGAATCGCAGTTGCTGTACGGAATAGGCAGAGCATACGGTTGGGAATGTTTTCTAAAAAAGAAATACGGAAGGTTCAACGGATGGATTAGTTACACGCTGTCCCGAACAGAACGAAAGTTTGATCAAATCAATAACGGACAATATTACCCTGCCCGACAAGACCGAACGCACGACGTGTCTATCGTCGGTATTTATGAACTAAACAAACACTGGACATTTTCGGCCACCTGGGTTTACAATACCGGCAATGCAGTGACCTTTCCGACTGGGAAATATCAGATCGATGGGAAAACAATGTTTTATTACTCCAACCGCAACGCCAACAGAATGCCCGCTTACCACCGCTTGGATTTAGGTGCTACGTGGGTGGTAAAAAAAACGAAGAACTTTGAATCCAGCTGGACTTTTTCGGTTTACAACGCTTACAGTCGCGATAATGCTTACATGATTACGTTCCGCGATAATGAAGTGGATCCGAGCAAGACCGAAGCAGTTCAAACTACTCTATTTAAAATCATTCCTTCTTTTTCATACAACTTTAAATTTTAA
- a CDS encoding PIG-L family deacetylase, which translates to METKKYITESKVEAYFEKQFSNPDIKKTDEKIKVVVVDNYINLGQITALRFLEWVALNPGGVVALPTGKTPEFFIKWMKYYLENWDAEMKAGLLHKVGLDATLKPDFKSLYFVMIDEFFPLDPLHERSFNYFVKRFYIEGFGFDEKKALFIDTFNIPEADQAYLDGCKNIAEIFPEGVIDLSLRINHPASERAALQKKTIKYFDQFCENYEEKIRKMGGIGFFLGGIGPDGHIAFDVKGSSHHSHTRLTNINYETQAAAAVDLGGIESVRKKAVITIGLNTITHNPNVVAIIIAAGESKSQLIASAIESQPSLEYPGSALQKLENSRFFLTKGAAIKLHERKRIAILEQPVQDTKTLDKLIIDGALEENVSLQEMTSENFKTTNQYLLLAQQVSGESLASLAQATHKRIVEKLKKGLNPPIQSKILHTAPHHDDIELAYFPLLHHLVRSEHNDNHFVYCTSGFTSVTNEYINSNLIALRNLIISGRIEKYIDSKHLFEQDGFWDDITGTLNAIANKNSEEQSVYIACRLARHLVRLLHVKSLKELLPTLNETIQHLSTIDPGTKETEIAQVIKGWTREFEAELVWEHFGIGLDHVSHLGLQFYTGDIFVEYPDPERDVKPILDLLEKVRPNIVSLALDPEGSGPDTHFKTLIAISNALEKYVEKYHVTDLKIWGYRNIWSKFHISDVSMIVPVSLNSFAVLSSMFNNCFVSQKSASFPSYEYEGPFSDLAQRIWVEQHHQLTTLFGRDFFYDSKLPLLKRSYGAIYIKEMTYKEFCNEIEFIKGMIDTKKGLKELK; encoded by the coding sequence ATGGAAACAAAAAAATATATCACTGAAAGCAAAGTAGAAGCTTACTTCGAAAAACAATTCAGTAATCCGGATATAAAAAAAACGGATGAGAAAATCAAGGTAGTTGTGGTTGATAATTATATTAATCTGGGTCAAATTACCGCCCTTAGGTTTTTGGAATGGGTAGCGCTCAATCCGGGTGGAGTAGTGGCACTTCCTACTGGAAAAACACCGGAATTCTTCATCAAATGGATGAAGTACTACCTCGAAAACTGGGATGCAGAGATGAAGGCCGGATTGCTTCATAAAGTCGGATTGGATGCAACATTGAAGCCTGATTTTAAGTCGCTTTATTTTGTGATGATTGACGAGTTTTTCCCACTCGATCCGTTGCACGAACGCTCGTTTAATTACTTTGTGAAGCGTTTTTATATTGAAGGATTTGGATTTGATGAAAAAAAGGCACTTTTCATTGATACTTTCAATATTCCCGAAGCCGATCAGGCCTATCTGGATGGCTGTAAGAATATTGCTGAAATTTTCCCCGAAGGAGTCATTGACCTGAGTTTGCGTATCAACCATCCGGCTAGCGAAAGAGCGGCATTGCAAAAGAAAACCATTAAGTACTTTGACCAATTCTGCGAAAACTATGAGGAGAAGATTCGTAAAATGGGTGGGATTGGATTCTTTTTGGGTGGCATTGGTCCTGATGGACACATCGCGTTTGATGTAAAAGGTTCGAGCCATCATTCGCATACGCGGCTAACCAATATTAATTACGAGACACAGGCTGCTGCGGCTGTCGACCTTGGCGGTATTGAATCGGTACGTAAAAAAGCGGTTATTACCATTGGGTTGAATACCATCACGCACAATCCTAATGTGGTGGCCATTATTATTGCTGCCGGCGAGTCAAAATCCCAGCTAATAGCCTCGGCTATCGAGTCGCAACCTTCGTTGGAATACCCGGGGAGTGCACTTCAGAAGCTGGAAAACTCACGGTTTTTTCTGACGAAAGGAGCCGCTATAAAACTCCATGAACGCAAAAGAATCGCGATTCTTGAGCAACCCGTTCAGGATACGAAAACACTCGATAAATTGATTATTGACGGAGCTTTGGAAGAAAATGTTTCGTTGCAGGAAATGACTTCCGAGAATTTTAAAACCACCAATCAGTATTTGCTTTTGGCGCAGCAAGTGAGTGGCGAATCGTTAGCTTCACTGGCACAAGCCACTCATAAACGCATTGTAGAAAAGCTCAAAAAAGGTCTTAATCCGCCTATACAAAGCAAGATATTACACACAGCTCCTCATCATGATGATATTGAGTTGGCTTATTTCCCTTTATTACACCATTTGGTACGGTCTGAACACAACGATAATCATTTTGTGTATTGCACCAGTGGCTTCACATCAGTTACTAACGAATATATCAATAGTAATCTGATAGCGCTGAGGAATTTGATTATAAGTGGTAGAATTGAAAAATACATCGATAGCAAACACCTTTTTGAGCAGGATGGTTTTTGGGACGATATCACAGGAACATTGAATGCGATTGCCAATAAAAACAGCGAAGAACAAAGTGTTTACATTGCTTGCCGGTTGGCTCGCCATTTGGTTCGTTTGTTGCATGTAAAAAGCCTGAAAGAGCTTTTGCCTACGCTCAATGAAACCATTCAACATCTTTCAACCATCGATCCGGGAACCAAAGAAACGGAAATTGCGCAAGTCATTAAAGGCTGGACGCGTGAGTTTGAAGCAGAGCTGGTTTGGGAGCATTTTGGTATCGGACTGGATCATGTGTCACACCTTGGATTGCAATTTTACACCGGCGATATTTTTGTGGAATATCCTGATCCGGAGCGCGATGTAAAACCTATTTTAGATTTGCTCGAAAAGGTTCGTCCTAACATTGTGTCATTGGCTCTGGATCCCGAAGGTAGTGGTCCGGATACACATTTCAAAACGCTGATAGCCATCTCTAACGCTTTGGAAAAATATGTAGAGAAATATCACGTCACTGATTTGAAAATCTGGGGATATCGGAATATCTGGTCGAAATTCCATATCAGCGATGTGAGCATGATTGTTCCTGTTTCACTGAATTCGTTTGCAGTGCTCAGCAGTATGTTCAACAATTGTTTTGTAAGTCAGAAATCGGCTTCTTTCCCGAGCTACGAATATGAAGGTCCATTCAGCGACTTAGCACAACGCATTTGGGTGGAGCAACATCACCAATTGACGACGCTTTTTGGACGTGATTTCTTTTACGATAGCAAATTGCCATTGCTAAAACGTTCGTACGGTGCTATCTATATCAAAGAGATGACTTATAAAGAGTTTTGCAATGAGATTGAATTTATAAAAGGGATGATTGATACAAAAAAAGGATTGAAGGAATTGAAATAA